In Thunnus thynnus chromosome 11, fThuThy2.1, whole genome shotgun sequence, the following proteins share a genomic window:
- the gpr156 gene encoding probable G-protein coupled receptor 156 isoform X1, producing MEPEQNCSSQCDSPLCFIHSGVNRQEGLNILQRLCSLSTMAVELPRRSLSPVLSAVVWTLLSCGILLAFCFLLFTLRFKNNRIVKMSSPNLNVLTLFGSVLTYISGFLFAFDERTHPQGGASTAVLQARMWTLCVGSTLVFGPILGKTWRLYRVFTQRVPDKRVIIRDIQLMGMVFLLIAVDLLVLTAWNLTDPIRCSRSVSAVIKVVEKDVSYSLSQLDSCSSVYSDLWVIIIAVQKGCLLLYGTYLAGLTSNVSHPPVNQSPTIITAVTLVTLSSSVAVPVSIFLQAWPNLVYSTVAGAIFICTLATNCMLFVPQLTQWRQFEEDQNNPSQMAKYFSSPSKSQPSVYSQDEIYYLLGENNSMKKLINEKNAVIDSLQEQVNNAKDKLLRLMSASQPPGEQEMDSSATNLNSSSTQTTELQSDSPSSPLPHIGTKSRLSPPHLSPRLTAASVSSSSNALPPSAPAPNSTTLAAASSTLPDAGENQRTASVAGPIGRDTAESRRVEDFKQPASLQSPGLLRTAEETVDFVTSLQSLSNYSGLTSPLGPNARLTGFVSSEQLQEILQELSVDAVIETALKSPSQTARTPSQLKFIEASALSPLSPRTPRSPRPPVVFSYPSISPYAMRKRRPPFHSSRRGLAPPCFYTGSEAAVCGKTRENCEAQNQDKHPEGVTVDSTLLQVHNSDLEVEEGEEDEETEGHEVIRKCRRCVSRSHRCSVSPCADHGRTPDVEASDDNKQHHRRIRDSCGYWDSDSSSSTDYCYYHRPYCDSCLQRGSLLSSDTSSDSSDSEYEGYSLYRSPHPVVFKEDIKPTFV from the exons ATGGAGCCTGAGCAGAACTGCAGCTCACAGTGTGATTCCCCACTCTGCTTCATCCACTCAGGGGTCAACAGGCAGGAGGGCCTCAACATTCTGCAGAGACTATGCAGTCTCAGCACG aTGGCTGTGGAGCTTCCAAGGCGTTCCCTCTCCCCTGTGCTAAGTGCTGTGGTGTGGACACTGCTCTCCTGTGGCATCCTGCTGGCCTtctgcttcctcctcttcacactGCGCTTCAAAAACAACAG GATAGTGAAGATGTCCAGTCCCAACCTGAATGTCCTGACTCTCTTTGGGAGTGTCCTCACCTATATCAGTGGCTTCCTATTTGCTTTTGACGAACGAACACACCCTCAAGGTGGAGCATCTACAGCTGTACTACAA GCTCGGATGTGGACTCTTTGTGTCGGCAGTACCCTGGTGTTTGGCCCTATTTTGGGGAAGACGTGGCGACTGTACAGAGTGTTTACCCAGCGGGTTCCTGACAAGAGAGTG ATCATCCGAGACATCCAGCTGATGGGCATGGTGTTTCTGTTGATTGCGGTGGACCTGCTGGTTCTCACTGCCTGGAACCTCACAGACCCCATCAGGTGTTCACGATCTGTCAGCGCTGTCATCAAG GTGGTGGAAAAAGATGTTTCCTACTCGTTGTCTCAGCTGGACTCCTGCTCGTCTGTATACTCGGATCTGTGGGTTATTATTATAGCTGTTCAGAAG GGTTGTCTTCTCCTCTATGGGACTTACCTGGCTGGGCTGACCAGCAACGTCAGCCACCCTCCAGTCAACCAGTCTCCCACCATCATAACAGCTGTCACTTTGGTCACCCTCTCCTCATCTGTAGCCGTCCCTGTGTCCATTTTCCTGCAGGCTTGGCCCAACCTGGTCTACAGCACTGTGGCTGGAGCCATTTTCATCTGCACACTGGCTACCAACTGCATGCTGTTTGTGCCTCAG CTGACCCAGTGGCGGCAGTTTGAAGAAGATCAGAACAACCCGAGTCAGATGGCCAAGTATTTCAGCAGCCCCAGCAAGAGCCAGCCCTCTGTGTACAGCCAGGATGAGATCTACTACCTGCTGGGGGAGAACAACTCCATGAAAAAACTCATTAATGAG AAGAACGCAGTGATTGACAGTCTGCAGGAGCAGGTGAACAACGCCAAAGATAAACTCCTGCGTCTCATGTCAGCCAGCCAACCACCTGGGGAACAGGAAATGGACTCTTCCGCCACAAACCTCAACTCCTCCTCTACTCAGACCACAGAGCTACAGTCTGACAGCCCCTCTTCTCCTCTACCTCACATAGGCACAAAATCCAGACTCTCACCCCCTCATCTCTCCCCTCGCCTCACTGCTGCCTCTGTTTCATCGTCGTCTAATGCTCTACCGCCTTCTGCCCCTGCTCCGAACTCCACCACCCTCGCTGCTGCCTCCTCTACTCTCCCTGATGCGGGTGAAAATCAGAGGACTGCCTCCGTTGCTGGTCCCATAGGCAGAGACACAGCTGAATCTAGAAGAGTGGAGGATTTCAAACAGCCTGCGTCTCTCCAGTCCCCTGGTTTACTCAGGACAGCAGAAGAGACAGTTGATTTTGTTACCTCCCTACAATCCCTCAGCAATTACAGCGGCCTAACATCCCCGCTGGGACCCAACGCCAGACTGACTGGTTTTGTCAGCAGCGAGCAGTTGCAGGAGATTCTCCAAGAACTGAGTGTGGATGCAGTCATTGAAACTGCACTCAAATCTCCCAGTCAGACAGCCAGGACGCCTTCTCAGCTAAAATTTATAGAAGCCTCTGCACTTTCCCCGCTCTCCCCGCGGACACCACGCTCCCCTCGCCCACCTGTAGTCTTCAGCTACCCCAGCATCTCTCCCTATGCGATGAGGAAACGTCGACCGCCCTTCCACTCCTCCAGAAGAGGTTTGGCCCCGCCTTGCTTCTACACAGGTTCGGAGGCTGCTGTTTGTGGGAAGACGAGGGAAAACTGTGAAGCCCAGAATCAAGACAAGCATCCTGAGGGAGTCACTGTGGACAGCACCCTCCTCCAAGTTCACAACAGTGACCTTGAggtggaggaaggggaggaggatgaggagacaGAAGGGCATGAAGTGATAAGAAAATGTCGGAGGTGTGTCAGTAGGTCTCACAGATGTTCAGTCTCGCCATGTGCGGATCATGGTCGCACACCTGACGTGGAAGCGAGTGATGATAATAAGCAGCACCATAGACGCATTAGAGACTCCTGTGGGTACTGGGACTCAGACTCTAGCAGCTCAACAGACTACTGTTACTACCACCGTCCCTATTGTGACTCCTGCCTGCAGCGGGGCTCGCTCCTGTCCTCAGACACTTCCTCTGATTCCTCGGACAGCGAGTACGAAGGCTACAGCCTCTACCGCTCCCCACACCCTGTGGTGTTCAAAGAAGACATCAAACCCACCTTTGTATGA
- the gpr156 gene encoding probable G-protein coupled receptor 156 isoform X2, which translates to MATAGSVLSEEQLLCPICLDLFNQPVSTPCGHNFCRDCIQSYWQCANLSQCPVCKQKFYRRPELKVNTFISEVASHFKKSVEKREENETSTEGQSSGHKGDVSCDVCIGKRVKALKSCLDCLASFCETHLEPHHVLGTFKKHHLVNPMMNMQDRMCQKHEKLLDRFCNTDQAYVCQICVKKDHKAHHTVPIEGESRNKRAQIGRIHAEVEKMIHDRLQKIGEIKQTTQLSRGNTEKEIEESLQVFTKLLQSIHRGKAEVVEGIGAKQRQVESRANGLIVELEQEVDELKRKSTELEQLSHTEDDFYLLQSFPAFSTLPATKDWSDVSVESAVYVGAVRRAVRRVACQLEETVKAEVKRLCETEFQRARQCAVDVTLDPDTAHPKLVLSENKKQVYHGNVALSLPDNSERRSLSPVLSAVVWTLLSCGILLAFCFLLFTLRFKNNRIVKMSSPNLNVLTLFGSVLTYISGFLFAFDERTHPQGGASTAVLQARMWTLCVGSTLVFGPILGKTWRLYRVFTQRVPDKRVIIRDIQLMGMVFLLIAVDLLVLTAWNLTDPIRCSRSVSAVIKVVEKDVSYSLSQLDSCSSVYSDLWVIIIAVQKGCLLLYGTYLAGLTSNVSHPPVNQSPTIITAVTLVTLSSSVAVPVSIFLQAWPNLVYSTVAGAIFICTLATNCMLFVPQLTQWRQFEEDQNNPSQMAKYFSSPSKSQPSVYSQDEIYYLLGENNSMKKLINEKNAVIDSLQEQVNNAKDKLLRLMSASQPPGEQEMDSSATNLNSSSTQTTELQSDSPSSPLPHIGTKSRLSPPHLSPRLTAASVSSSSNALPPSAPAPNSTTLAAASSTLPDAGENQRTASVAGPIGRDTAESRRVEDFKQPASLQSPGLLRTAEETVDFVTSLQSLSNYSGLTSPLGPNARLTGFVSSEQLQEILQELSVDAVIETALKSPSQTARTPSQLKFIEASALSPLSPRTPRSPRPPVVFSYPSISPYAMRKRRPPFHSSRRGLAPPCFYTGSEAAVCGKTRENCEAQNQDKHPEGVTVDSTLLQVHNSDLEVEEGEEDEETEGHEVIRKCRRCVSRSHRCSVSPCADHGRTPDVEASDDNKQHHRRIRDSCGYWDSDSSSSTDYCYYHRPYCDSCLQRGSLLSSDTSSDSSDSEYEGYSLYRSPHPVVFKEDIKPTFV; encoded by the exons ATGGCGACTGCTGGCAGTGTGCTGTCTGAGGAGCAGCTTCTTTGCCCCATCTGTCTGGATTTATTCAACCAACCGGTCTCCACTCCTTGTGGGCACAACTTCTGCAGGGATTGCATACAAAGTTACTGGCAGTGCGCTAATCTGTCACAGTGCCCCGTGTGCAAGCAGAAGTTCTACAGGAGGCCTGAGCTCAAAGTTAACACCTTCATATCAGAGGTGGCTTCTCACTTCAAGAAGTCGgtggaaaagagagaggaaaatgaaaccaGTACTGAGGGCCAATCCTCTGGCCATAAAGGAGATGTTTCATGTGATGTGTGCATTGGGAAAAGGGTTAAAGCTCTTAAATCCTGTCTGGACTGTCTTGCCTCATTctgtgagactcacctggagccCCATCATGTTCTAGGCACCTTCAAGAAACACCACCTGGTCAACCCCATGATGAACATGCAAGACAGAATGTGTCAGAAGCATGAGAAACTCCTGGACCGGTTCTGTAACACTGACCAGGCGTACGTGTGCCAGATCTGCGTTAAGAAAGACCACAAGGCTCATCACACTGTTCCTATTGAGGGTGAAAGCAGAAACAAGAGAGCTCAAATCGGAAGGATACATGCAGAGGTGGAAAAAATGATCCATGACCGACTGCAGAAAATCGGCGAAATCAAACAAACCACGCAGCTCAGCAGAGGGAACACAGAAAAAGAGATTGAGGAGAGTTTACAAGTCTTCACCAAATTGCTCCAGTCCATCCATAGAGGCAAAGCTGAGGTGGTGGAAGGGATTGGTGCAAAGCAGAGGCAAGTTGAAAGCAGGGCCAACGGGCTCATCGTGGAACTGGAACAGGAGGTTGATGAGCTGAAGCGGAAAAGCACTgagctggagcagctctctcaCACCGAAGACGACTTCTACCTCCTGCAGAGTTTTCCAGCTTTCTCCACGCTGCCAGCCACCAAAGATTGGTCTGACGTCAGTGTAGAAAGTGCTGTTTATGTGGGCGCAGTGAGGAGAGCAGTCAGGAGAGTAGCATGTCAGCTGGAGGAGACAGTAAAGGCTGAAGTGAAAAGGCTGTGTGAGACAGAATTTCAGAGGGCTCGGCAGTGTGCTGTGGATGTGACGCTGGACCCTGATACCGCTCATCCCAAACTGGTGCTatcagaaaacaagaaacaggTCTATCACGGCAATGTAGCGCTGAGCCTCCCCGACAACTCAGAGAG GCGTTCCCTCTCCCCTGTGCTAAGTGCTGTGGTGTGGACACTGCTCTCCTGTGGCATCCTGCTGGCCTtctgcttcctcctcttcacactGCGCTTCAAAAACAACAG GATAGTGAAGATGTCCAGTCCCAACCTGAATGTCCTGACTCTCTTTGGGAGTGTCCTCACCTATATCAGTGGCTTCCTATTTGCTTTTGACGAACGAACACACCCTCAAGGTGGAGCATCTACAGCTGTACTACAA GCTCGGATGTGGACTCTTTGTGTCGGCAGTACCCTGGTGTTTGGCCCTATTTTGGGGAAGACGTGGCGACTGTACAGAGTGTTTACCCAGCGGGTTCCTGACAAGAGAGTG ATCATCCGAGACATCCAGCTGATGGGCATGGTGTTTCTGTTGATTGCGGTGGACCTGCTGGTTCTCACTGCCTGGAACCTCACAGACCCCATCAGGTGTTCACGATCTGTCAGCGCTGTCATCAAG GTGGTGGAAAAAGATGTTTCCTACTCGTTGTCTCAGCTGGACTCCTGCTCGTCTGTATACTCGGATCTGTGGGTTATTATTATAGCTGTTCAGAAG GGTTGTCTTCTCCTCTATGGGACTTACCTGGCTGGGCTGACCAGCAACGTCAGCCACCCTCCAGTCAACCAGTCTCCCACCATCATAACAGCTGTCACTTTGGTCACCCTCTCCTCATCTGTAGCCGTCCCTGTGTCCATTTTCCTGCAGGCTTGGCCCAACCTGGTCTACAGCACTGTGGCTGGAGCCATTTTCATCTGCACACTGGCTACCAACTGCATGCTGTTTGTGCCTCAG CTGACCCAGTGGCGGCAGTTTGAAGAAGATCAGAACAACCCGAGTCAGATGGCCAAGTATTTCAGCAGCCCCAGCAAGAGCCAGCCCTCTGTGTACAGCCAGGATGAGATCTACTACCTGCTGGGGGAGAACAACTCCATGAAAAAACTCATTAATGAG AAGAACGCAGTGATTGACAGTCTGCAGGAGCAGGTGAACAACGCCAAAGATAAACTCCTGCGTCTCATGTCAGCCAGCCAACCACCTGGGGAACAGGAAATGGACTCTTCCGCCACAAACCTCAACTCCTCCTCTACTCAGACCACAGAGCTACAGTCTGACAGCCCCTCTTCTCCTCTACCTCACATAGGCACAAAATCCAGACTCTCACCCCCTCATCTCTCCCCTCGCCTCACTGCTGCCTCTGTTTCATCGTCGTCTAATGCTCTACCGCCTTCTGCCCCTGCTCCGAACTCCACCACCCTCGCTGCTGCCTCCTCTACTCTCCCTGATGCGGGTGAAAATCAGAGGACTGCCTCCGTTGCTGGTCCCATAGGCAGAGACACAGCTGAATCTAGAAGAGTGGAGGATTTCAAACAGCCTGCGTCTCTCCAGTCCCCTGGTTTACTCAGGACAGCAGAAGAGACAGTTGATTTTGTTACCTCCCTACAATCCCTCAGCAATTACAGCGGCCTAACATCCCCGCTGGGACCCAACGCCAGACTGACTGGTTTTGTCAGCAGCGAGCAGTTGCAGGAGATTCTCCAAGAACTGAGTGTGGATGCAGTCATTGAAACTGCACTCAAATCTCCCAGTCAGACAGCCAGGACGCCTTCTCAGCTAAAATTTATAGAAGCCTCTGCACTTTCCCCGCTCTCCCCGCGGACACCACGCTCCCCTCGCCCACCTGTAGTCTTCAGCTACCCCAGCATCTCTCCCTATGCGATGAGGAAACGTCGACCGCCCTTCCACTCCTCCAGAAGAGGTTTGGCCCCGCCTTGCTTCTACACAGGTTCGGAGGCTGCTGTTTGTGGGAAGACGAGGGAAAACTGTGAAGCCCAGAATCAAGACAAGCATCCTGAGGGAGTCACTGTGGACAGCACCCTCCTCCAAGTTCACAACAGTGACCTTGAggtggaggaaggggaggaggatgaggagacaGAAGGGCATGAAGTGATAAGAAAATGTCGGAGGTGTGTCAGTAGGTCTCACAGATGTTCAGTCTCGCCATGTGCGGATCATGGTCGCACACCTGACGTGGAAGCGAGTGATGATAATAAGCAGCACCATAGACGCATTAGAGACTCCTGTGGGTACTGGGACTCAGACTCTAGCAGCTCAACAGACTACTGTTACTACCACCGTCCCTATTGTGACTCCTGCCTGCAGCGGGGCTCGCTCCTGTCCTCAGACACTTCCTCTGATTCCTCGGACAGCGAGTACGAAGGCTACAGCCTCTACCGCTCCCCACACCCTGTGGTGTTCAAAGAAGACATCAAACCCACCTTTGTATGA